A section of the Leminorella richardii genome encodes:
- the nagB gene encoding glucosamine-6-phosphate deaminase, with the protein MRLIPLESAQDVGLWSARHIVNRINAFKPTAERPFVLGLPTGSTPLKTYVRLIELYKAGEVSFKHVVTFNMDEYVGLEETHPQSYHTFMYENFFSHIDIQPENINLLDGCAEDVQAECQRYEDKIKSYGKINLFMGGVGNDGHIAFNEPASSLSSRTRIKTLTEDTRIANSRFFDNDINKVPKYALTIGVGTLLDSEEIMILVTGPNKALALEAAVEGCVNHLWTVSALQLHPKSILVCDEPATMELKMKTVKYFRELEAENIKKL; encoded by the coding sequence ATGAGACTTATTCCATTGGAAAGCGCGCAGGATGTCGGCTTATGGTCAGCTCGCCATATTGTTAACCGCATTAACGCCTTTAAACCGACCGCTGAACGCCCCTTTGTCCTCGGCCTTCCCACTGGCAGTACGCCGCTAAAAACCTATGTTCGACTTATCGAACTCTACAAAGCGGGTGAAGTCAGCTTCAAACACGTTGTGACGTTTAATATGGATGAATACGTCGGGCTGGAGGAAACGCATCCTCAAAGCTACCACACCTTTATGTATGAAAACTTTTTCAGCCATATCGATATCCAGCCAGAAAATATCAACCTGCTTGACGGCTGTGCTGAAGACGTTCAGGCCGAATGCCAGCGCTATGAAGATAAAATCAAATCCTACGGCAAGATAAACCTGTTTATGGGCGGCGTCGGCAATGACGGTCATATTGCCTTCAACGAGCCGGCGTCCTCCCTCTCTTCACGCACTCGGATTAAAACCCTCACGGAAGACACTCGTATCGCCAACTCGCGCTTTTTTGATAACGATATCAACAAAGTGCCTAAGTATGCGCTGACGATCGGTGTTGGCACATTGCTGGATTCAGAAGAGATCATGATTTTGGTGACTGGCCCTAACAAGGCGCTAGCGCTAGAAGCGGCTGTTGAAGGCTGCGTCAATCACCTGTGGACGGTTTCAGCACTGCAGCTTCATCCCAAGTCCATTCTGGTTTGTGACGAACCAGCCACCATGGAGCTGAAAATGAAAACCGTGAAGTACTTCCGCGAACTGGAAGCAGAAAACATTAAGAAGCTATAG
- the nagA gene encoding N-acetylglucosamine-6-phosphate deacetylase — translation MYALAHGRIYTGHDILDGYAVVVDDGLIQQVCPIDTLPAGIETIDLQGATLSPGFIDLQLNGCGGVQFNDSLENISEKTLEIMQAANEKSGCTSYLPTLITCSDEYMKHAVGVMRRYLAGSHNQALGLHLEGPYINVVKKGTHNPDFIRKPNDAMIDYLCDNADVIAKITLAPEQVDGSVIRKLVASGITVSAGHSNASYEQARAGFAAGIGFATHLYNAMPYLTGREPGLIGAIFDTPEAYTGVIADGYHVAWPSIRNAKKLKGERLVLVTDATAAAGADIDHFIFAGKPVYYRDGKCVDANGTLSGSALTMIDAVANSVRHVGIALDEALRMATLYPARAIGADGRLGSIEAGKVANLTAFTHDFKIMHTWVNGKLSGQK, via the coding sequence ATGTACGCACTCGCTCATGGTCGGATCTATACCGGTCACGATATTCTTGACGGCTACGCTGTGGTCGTAGACGACGGTCTTATCCAGCAGGTTTGCCCTATTGACACCCTTCCTGCCGGCATTGAAACCATTGACCTTCAGGGCGCCACGCTGTCTCCAGGGTTTATTGACCTTCAGCTCAACGGCTGCGGCGGTGTGCAGTTTAATGACTCGCTGGAAAATATCTCTGAGAAAACGTTAGAGATCATGCAGGCCGCTAACGAGAAATCCGGCTGTACCAGCTATCTTCCCACGCTGATTACCTGCAGCGATGAGTACATGAAGCACGCGGTTGGCGTCATGCGCCGCTACCTTGCAGGCAGTCACAATCAGGCTTTAGGGCTTCATCTGGAAGGGCCCTATATTAACGTCGTCAAGAAGGGGACACACAATCCTGACTTTATCCGTAAGCCGAACGACGCCATGATTGACTACCTGTGCGATAACGCTGATGTTATTGCAAAAATCACGCTGGCACCCGAACAGGTTGACGGTAGCGTTATTCGTAAACTGGTTGCTTCCGGTATCACGGTGTCCGCCGGGCATTCTAACGCCAGCTATGAGCAGGCTCGAGCGGGTTTCGCTGCCGGTATAGGCTTCGCAACTCACCTGTACAACGCTATGCCCTATCTGACAGGGCGTGAACCCGGCCTTATTGGCGCTATTTTCGATACGCCAGAAGCCTATACTGGCGTTATTGCTGACGGCTATCACGTGGCCTGGCCCAGCATTCGCAACGCGAAAAAGCTAAAGGGCGAACGCCTAGTGCTGGTGACGGATGCCACTGCCGCCGCGGGCGCGGATATCGACCACTTTATTTTTGCGGGTAAACCCGTATATTATCGCGATGGTAAATGCGTTGACGCAAACGGCACGCTGAGCGGCTCTGCTCTCACCATGATCGACGCTGTCGCCAACAGCGTTCGGCACGTGGGGATCGCTCTTGACGAAGCGCTTCGTATGGCAACGCTCTACCCCGCACGCGCTATCGGCGCGGACGGTCGACTAGGCAGCATTGAAGCCGGCAAAGTCGCCAACCTCACCGCGTTTACTCACGACTTCAAAATCATGCATACCTGGGTTAACGGCAAACTCAGCGGGCAAAAATAA
- the nagC gene encoding DNA-binding transcriptional regulator NagC — MTTDGQIGNIDLVKQLNGAVVYRLIDQQGPISRIQIAELSQLAPASITKITRQLLERGLIKEVEQQASTGGRRAVSIVSEYRHFHSIAVRLGRNNATVALYNLGGKALAEEHYTLPERTQSELETSLIEAISRFIDAYSSKIRELIAIAVSLPGLVDPESGVVKYMPHISVANWSLGQVLKERFNVSCFIGHDIRSLALAEHYFGATKDCEDSMLVRIHRGTGAGFIINGQIFLGKNRNVGELGHIQIDPLGERCYCGNFGCLETVATNSAIEQRVRRLLNQGYASRLTPNDCTISSICKAANKGDELAINVIDDVGRQLGKVISQAVNLFNPQKVVIAGDIIEAQKVLVNAIQRCIDHQVLPNFRQNLPVVTTLLDHRSAIGSFALVKRAMLNGSLLQQLLGDSAD; from the coding sequence ATGACGACGGACGGCCAAATTGGCAATATCGATCTGGTAAAACAGCTAAATGGCGCCGTCGTTTATCGGCTTATCGATCAGCAGGGCCCTATTTCACGTATTCAAATTGCTGAACTCAGCCAGCTCGCACCTGCCAGCATTACTAAAATTACCCGCCAGCTGTTAGAGCGAGGCCTGATAAAAGAGGTTGAACAGCAGGCTTCTACCGGCGGGCGGCGAGCCGTCTCTATCGTTTCTGAATACCGCCATTTTCACAGCATCGCTGTACGCCTTGGAAGAAATAACGCCACGGTCGCGCTTTACAATCTCGGCGGCAAAGCGCTGGCTGAAGAGCATTACACCCTGCCAGAACGCACTCAAAGCGAGCTGGAAACCAGTCTGATAGAAGCCATCTCCCGCTTTATTGACGCCTACAGCAGTAAAATACGCGAGCTTATCGCCATTGCCGTTTCGCTTCCTGGGTTGGTCGATCCGGAAAGCGGTGTGGTCAAATACATGCCGCACATTTCAGTCGCCAACTGGTCTTTAGGGCAGGTTCTGAAAGAGCGGTTTAACGTCAGCTGTTTTATCGGACACGATATCCGCAGCCTGGCGCTGGCGGAGCACTATTTTGGTGCTACCAAGGACTGCGAAGACTCTATGCTAGTGAGGATCCACCGAGGAACGGGCGCTGGCTTTATTATTAACGGCCAAATTTTTCTCGGCAAAAACCGCAACGTAGGCGAACTGGGGCACATACAGATAGACCCGCTCGGCGAGCGCTGCTACTGCGGCAACTTCGGCTGCCTAGAAACCGTCGCGACCAATTCGGCCATTGAGCAGCGGGTTCGTCGGCTGCTCAATCAGGGCTATGCCAGCAGATTAACGCCGAATGACTGCACAATTTCCTCAATTTGCAAAGCTGCCAACAAAGGTGATGAGCTGGCTATCAACGTTATTGACGACGTGGGTCGACAGCTGGGTAAAGTTATTTCTCAGGCGGTTAACCTGTTTAATCCACAAAAAGTGGTTATTGCGGGTGACATTATTGAAGCGCAGAAAGTGCTGGTTAACGCCATTCAGCGCTGCATTGACCATCAGGTGCTGCCTAACTTTCGACAGAATCTTCCCGTCGTGACGACTCTTCTCGATCATCGTTCAGCTATTGGATCTTTCGCGCTGGTTAAGCGCGCCATGCTCAACGGCTCTCTGCTTCAGCAGCTTTTAGGCGACAGCGCCGACTAA
- the asnB gene encoding asparagine synthase B, with protein sequence MCSIFGVLDIKSDPVELRKKALEMSRLMRHRGPDWSGIYATDRAILAHERLSIVDVNNGAQPLYNAAHTHILAVNGEIYNHQELRRQLKDKYEFQTDSDCEVILALYQEKGVDFLDELQGMFAFILYDSVHNRYLLSRDHIGIIPMYTGHDEHGNFYVASEMKALVPVCKTLKEFPPGSYLCSDDNQVHRYYQRDWMSYDSVKDSETDAYALRNALEESVKSHLMSDVPYGVLLSGGLDSSVVSAITKKYAARRIEDDERSEAWWPQLHSFAVGLKGSPDLAASLEVARHLGTVHHEIHFTVQEGLDAIRDVIYHIETYDVTTIRASTPMYLMARKIKAMGIKMVLSGEGADEVFGGYLYFHKAPNAKEFHEETVRKLLALNMYDCARANKAMAAWGVEARVPFLDKKFLDVAMRINPKDKMCGNGKMEKYIIRESFESYIPASIAWRQKEQFSDGVGYSWIDSLKAVAAEQVDDKQLANAAFRFPYNTPTSKEAYLYREIFEELFPLPSAAECVPGGPSVACSSAKAIEWDESFKKMDDPSGRAVGVHQSAYRAS encoded by the coding sequence ATGTGTTCTATATTTGGTGTACTCGATATTAAATCCGATCCGGTAGAGCTGCGTAAGAAGGCGCTGGAGATGTCCCGCCTGATGCGTCATCGGGGGCCGGACTGGTCCGGCATTTACGCAACAGACCGCGCTATTTTAGCTCACGAGCGCCTGTCCATTGTTGACGTCAACAACGGCGCTCAGCCGCTGTACAACGCAGCACACACCCATATTCTGGCCGTTAATGGCGAAATCTATAACCATCAGGAACTGCGTCGCCAGCTCAAGGATAAGTACGAATTTCAAACTGACTCTGACTGCGAAGTCATTCTGGCGCTCTATCAGGAAAAGGGGGTCGACTTTCTTGACGAGCTTCAGGGCATGTTTGCCTTTATTCTTTATGACAGCGTGCACAACCGCTACCTGCTCAGCCGCGATCATATCGGTATTATTCCTATGTACACTGGTCATGACGAACACGGTAACTTCTATGTCGCCTCAGAAATGAAAGCGCTGGTGCCAGTCTGCAAAACCCTGAAAGAGTTTCCTCCCGGAAGCTATCTGTGCAGTGACGATAATCAAGTACATCGCTATTACCAGCGCGACTGGATGTCCTATGACAGCGTTAAGGACAGCGAAACTGACGCCTATGCGCTGCGTAACGCGCTGGAAGAGTCGGTAAAAAGCCACCTGATGTCGGATGTCCCTTACGGCGTGCTGCTTTCCGGCGGCCTTGATTCTTCCGTCGTCTCCGCCATCACTAAAAAATACGCGGCTCGGCGTATTGAAGACGATGAGCGCAGCGAAGCCTGGTGGCCACAGCTTCACTCTTTCGCCGTAGGCTTAAAGGGCTCTCCCGATCTAGCTGCATCGCTGGAGGTCGCTCGCCACCTGGGAACCGTACACCACGAAATTCACTTCACGGTTCAGGAAGGTCTGGACGCCATTCGCGATGTTATCTACCACATTGAAACCTATGACGTCACAACTATTCGCGCCTCAACGCCTATGTACCTAATGGCAAGGAAAATCAAAGCAATGGGAATCAAAATGGTGCTGTCAGGAGAAGGCGCTGACGAAGTATTTGGTGGATACCTCTATTTTCACAAAGCTCCTAACGCCAAAGAGTTTCATGAAGAAACCGTACGCAAGCTTTTGGCGCTGAATATGTACGACTGTGCGCGTGCCAACAAGGCCATGGCAGCCTGGGGCGTTGAAGCCAGAGTGCCGTTTCTGGATAAAAAATTCCTCGACGTCGCCATGCGCATTAATCCTAAAGATAAAATGTGCGGCAACGGCAAAATGGAGAAGTACATCATCCGCGAGAGTTTCGAGTCCTACATTCCAGCCAGTATCGCCTGGCGCCAGAAAGAACAGTTTTCTGACGGCGTAGGCTATAGCTGGATTGACTCCCTCAAAGCCGTCGCTGCCGAACAGGTAGACGACAAACAGCTGGCTAACGCCGCGTTTCGCTTCCCCTACAATACGCCGACGTCAAAAGAGGCCTATCTGTATCGGGAAATTTTTGAGGAGCTGTTCCCACTGCCCAGCGCCGCAGAATGCGTCCCCGGTGGCCCTTCTGTTGCCTGCTCATCGGCCAAGGCTATCGAGTGGGATGAGTCGTTTAAAAAGATGGATGACCCGTCAGGACGCGCCGTTGGCGTTCACCAGTCGGCCTATCGTGCATCATAA
- the ubiF gene encoding 3-demethoxyubiquinol 3-hydroxylase has product MDSTVKTHDAIVIGGGMVGAAAAIGLAMQGRSVAVVEHDAPAPFLPGSEPDIRISAVGCRSVNLLKRLRAWDNVAAMRITPYRRLETWEWDNSNVEFDAKDLALPELGFMVENRLLQLGLWQQFESASNLHLYCPSRLSNMTRLADSWRLTLDSGETLNAPLVIGADGANSMVRKLAGIGVTGWQYRQWCMLMLIKTDLPQQDITWQRFYPSGPRAFLPLSEGYATLVWYDAPSRIRQLQSMSHSELTEEVRKAFPERLGNFDVKGAGSFPLVRRHAQRYVKDGIVLVGDAAHTINPLAGQGVNLGYRDVETLLDVLSEAQKRGENSASNDVLKRYERRRYPDNLLMQTGMDVFYSAFSNNLLPVAMIRNATLMIAERSGGLKTQALKYALGI; this is encoded by the coding sequence ATGGATAGCACAGTGAAAACACACGACGCAATCGTGATTGGCGGCGGTATGGTTGGTGCTGCGGCAGCGATTGGCTTAGCGATGCAGGGGCGTTCTGTGGCGGTTGTTGAGCATGATGCTCCGGCGCCTTTCTTACCCGGCAGCGAGCCGGACATTCGTATTTCTGCCGTTGGCTGTCGCTCGGTCAACCTGCTCAAGAGGCTGCGAGCTTGGGACAATGTTGCCGCAATGCGCATAACGCCCTATCGTCGGCTGGAAACCTGGGAGTGGGATAACAGCAACGTTGAGTTTGATGCCAAAGACCTCGCGCTGCCGGAACTGGGTTTTATGGTGGAAAATCGACTGTTGCAGTTAGGGCTGTGGCAGCAGTTTGAGAGCGCTTCAAACCTCCATCTTTACTGTCCGTCAAGGCTGTCGAATATGACTCGGCTGGCTGATAGTTGGCGTTTGACGTTAGACAGTGGTGAAACGCTGAATGCGCCTCTGGTCATAGGCGCTGACGGAGCGAACTCGATGGTCAGGAAACTGGCCGGGATTGGCGTGACGGGCTGGCAGTATCGCCAGTGGTGCATGCTGATGCTGATAAAAACTGACTTGCCTCAGCAGGATATTACCTGGCAGCGATTTTATCCCAGCGGCCCGCGCGCGTTTTTACCGCTGTCAGAAGGCTATGCCACTCTGGTGTGGTATGACGCACCGTCACGCATACGCCAGCTGCAGAGTATGTCGCACAGTGAGTTGACCGAGGAAGTCCGTAAGGCGTTTCCTGAACGGCTGGGTAACTTTGACGTTAAGGGGGCTGGGTCGTTCCCTCTCGTTCGCAGACATGCACAGCGCTACGTTAAAGACGGCATAGTTCTCGTTGGAGACGCCGCTCATACGATCAATCCTTTGGCGGGGCAGGGAGTTAATCTGGGCTATCGCGACGTTGAGACGCTGTTGGACGTGCTGTCAGAAGCCCAGAAGCGTGGAGAAAACAGCGCCAGTAACGACGTCCTTAAGCGATACGAGCGCCGGCGCTATCCGGACAATCTTCTGATGCAGACCGGCATGGACGTATTCTACAGCGCCTTTAGCAATAATCTGCTTCCCGTGGCGATGATACGCAATGCGACATTAATGATTGCCGAGCGTTCAGGCGGCCTGAAAACGCAGGCGCTGAAGTATGCGCTGGGGATTTAA
- the miaB gene encoding tRNA (N6-isopentenyl adenosine(37)-C2)-methylthiotransferase MiaB — MTKKLYIKTWGCQMNEYDSSKMADLLASTHGYQLTEDAEDADVLLLNTCSIREKAQEKVFHQLGRWKTFKEGKPDLIIGVGGCVASQEGEHIRQRAPFVDVIFGPQTLHRLPEMINRASGTRSPVVDVSFPEIEKFDRLPEPKADGPTAFVSIMEGCNKYCTYCVVPYTRGEEVSRPSDDVLFEIAQLAAQGVREVNLLGQNVNAYRGPAYDGGICTFAELLRLVASIDGIDRVRFTTSHPIEFTDDIIEVYKDTPELVSFLHLPVQSGSDRVLNLMGRTHTALEYKSIIRKLRAARPDIQISSDFIVGFPGETTQDFEQTMKLIADVNFDMSYSFIFSARPGTPAADMVDDVSEEEKKQRLYILQERINQQAMQYSRHMMGTVQRILVEGTSRKNVMELSGRTENNRVVNFEGTPDMVGGFVDVEIVDVYTNSLRGKVVRTEAEMGLRVQESPQAVMARTRKEDELGVGHYKP; from the coding sequence ATGACGAAGAAACTGTATATTAAAACCTGGGGCTGTCAGATGAATGAGTATGACTCATCCAAGATGGCCGACCTGTTGGCAAGCACGCACGGCTATCAGCTGACGGAAGACGCGGAAGACGCGGACGTTCTTCTGCTGAATACCTGTTCGATCCGCGAAAAGGCACAGGAGAAGGTTTTTCATCAGTTAGGCCGCTGGAAAACCTTTAAAGAGGGAAAGCCGGACCTCATCATCGGCGTCGGCGGCTGTGTCGCCTCTCAAGAGGGTGAGCACATTCGCCAGCGTGCGCCTTTCGTTGACGTGATCTTTGGTCCACAGACGCTTCATCGCCTACCGGAAATGATCAATCGCGCCAGCGGCACTCGCAGCCCGGTCGTTGACGTAAGCTTCCCCGAAATTGAAAAATTTGACCGCCTTCCCGAACCCAAAGCGGACGGCCCAACGGCCTTCGTTTCCATTATGGAAGGCTGTAACAAGTACTGTACCTACTGCGTGGTTCCCTATACGCGCGGTGAAGAAGTCAGCCGCCCTAGCGATGACGTGCTGTTTGAGATTGCCCAGCTTGCCGCTCAGGGCGTTCGCGAAGTGAACCTGCTTGGCCAAAACGTTAACGCCTATCGAGGGCCCGCCTATGACGGCGGCATCTGCACGTTTGCCGAGCTGTTGCGCCTGGTCGCCAGCATTGACGGTATTGACCGCGTGCGCTTCACCACCAGCCACCCGATTGAATTTACTGACGATATTATCGAAGTGTATAAAGACACGCCTGAGCTGGTCAGCTTCCTGCACCTGCCGGTACAAAGCGGCTCCGATCGCGTGCTCAACCTGATGGGTCGAACCCACACGGCTCTGGAATACAAGTCGATTATCCGCAAGCTGCGCGCTGCGCGCCCAGATATTCAAATCAGTTCGGACTTTATCGTCGGTTTCCCCGGTGAAACCACGCAAGACTTCGAACAAACCATGAAGCTCATCGCAGACGTCAATTTCGATATGAGCTATAGCTTTATCTTCTCCGCCCGCCCCGGCACACCGGCAGCCGACATGGTGGACGACGTCAGCGAAGAAGAGAAAAAGCAGCGTCTCTACATTCTTCAAGAGCGCATCAACCAGCAGGCCATGCAGTACAGCCGCCACATGATGGGCACCGTTCAGCGCATTCTGGTTGAAGGAACGTCGCGTAAAAACGTGATGGAGCTTTCCGGGCGCACGGAAAACAACCGAGTCGTCAACTTTGAAGGAACGCCGGACATGGTTGGCGGTTTTGTCGACGTCGAAATTGTTGATGTCTATACCAACTCTCTGCGTGGCAAAGTCGTCAGAACGGAAGCGGAAATGGGGCTGCGGGTTCAGGAATCACCGCAGGCGGTTATGGCCAGAACCCGCAAAGAAGACGAACTGGGCGTTGGTCACTATAAGCCTTAA
- a CDS encoding PhoH family protein → MKIDTQEVVLEPSDNERLQSLCGPFDDNIKQLERRLGIEISHRNNHFKLVGKASCVSVAKDILLNLYVDTAPVRGLITDIEPDQIHLAIKESGVLEQIAESVPDYGKAVIIKTKRGMIKPRTPNQAQYIANILDHDITFGIGPAGTGKTYLAVAAAVDALERQEIRRILLTRPAVEAGEKLGFLPGDLSQKVDPYLRPLYDALFEMLGFERVEKLIERNVIEVAPLAYMRGRTLNDAFIILDESQNTTIEQMKMFLTRIGFNSRAVITGDVTQIDLPRNQKSGLRHAVEVLSNVEEISFNFFHSEDVVRHPVVARIVTAYEVWENEEQKRKDALAQQRKSEHPSISNAGSE, encoded by the coding sequence TTGAAGATTGATACTCAGGAAGTCGTGCTGGAACCTTCTGATAACGAGCGCCTACAGAGCCTGTGCGGCCCGTTTGACGATAACATCAAGCAGCTTGAACGCCGCCTCGGCATTGAAATTAGCCACCGAAACAACCACTTTAAGCTGGTCGGAAAAGCCTCCTGCGTCAGCGTCGCCAAAGACATCCTGCTCAACCTTTACGTCGACACGGCGCCAGTGCGCGGCCTAATTACCGATATAGAACCTGACCAGATCCATCTGGCGATTAAAGAATCCGGCGTGCTGGAGCAAATTGCCGAATCGGTTCCCGACTACGGCAAAGCGGTTATCATCAAGACCAAGCGCGGGATGATCAAGCCTCGCACGCCCAATCAGGCACAGTACATAGCCAACATTCTCGATCACGACATTACCTTTGGTATCGGCCCCGCCGGGACCGGCAAAACCTATCTGGCGGTTGCCGCTGCGGTAGACGCGCTAGAGCGTCAGGAAATTCGCCGCATTCTGCTCACCCGCCCTGCCGTTGAAGCCGGGGAAAAGCTCGGCTTTCTGCCGGGAGATCTGAGCCAAAAGGTTGATCCTTATCTGCGCCCGCTCTATGACGCGCTGTTTGAAATGCTTGGCTTTGAGCGGGTTGAGAAACTGATTGAGCGCAACGTTATTGAAGTCGCCCCGCTGGCCTATATGCGCGGTCGCACTCTTAACGACGCTTTTATCATTCTGGACGAAAGCCAGAACACTACTATCGAACAAATGAAGATGTTTCTGACCCGCATCGGCTTTAACTCCCGTGCAGTGATCACCGGGGACGTCACGCAAATAGACCTGCCGCGCAACCAGAAGTCCGGCCTGCGCCACGCCGTTGAAGTGCTCTCCAACGTTGAAGAAATCAGCTTCAACTTTTTCCACAGCGAAGACGTTGTCCGACACCCGGTCGTTGCCCGTATCGTAACGGCCTACGAAGTGTGGGAAAACGAAGAGCAAAAGCGTAAAGACGCGCTGGCGCAACAGCGGAAAAGCGAACACCCATCCATTTCTAACGCGGGCTCCGAATAA
- the ybeY gene encoding rRNA maturation RNase YbeY: MEHVILDLQIACENQQALPSEEDIQRWLDAAVLPFQADAEVTVRLVDIEESHTLNHTYRGMDKPTNVLSFPFEAPPGLEMPLLGDLVICRQVVEKEAEEQNKILAAHWAHMVVHGSLHLLGYDHINDDDAQEMESLETEIMQELGYSDPYASEKD; the protein is encoded by the coding sequence ATGGAACACGTTATTTTAGACCTGCAGATTGCCTGTGAAAATCAGCAGGCGCTGCCAAGTGAAGAAGACATTCAGCGCTGGCTGGACGCCGCGGTACTGCCCTTTCAGGCCGATGCCGAAGTCACCGTTCGTCTGGTGGATATTGAGGAAAGCCACACCCTTAACCACACCTATCGCGGTATGGACAAGCCGACCAACGTGCTGTCGTTTCCCTTTGAAGCGCCGCCTGGCCTAGAGATGCCGCTGCTGGGCGATTTGGTCATCTGCCGTCAGGTTGTTGAAAAAGAAGCGGAAGAGCAAAACAAAATTTTAGCTGCACACTGGGCTCACATGGTTGTCCACGGTAGCCTCCATCTGTTAGGGTATGATCACATCAACGATGACGATGCGCAGGAAATGGAGTCTTTAGAGACTGAGATTATGCAAGAACTGGGGTATTCCGACCCCTATGCCTCAGAAAAAGACTAA
- the corC gene encoding CNNM family magnesium/cobalt transport protein CorC (CorC(YbeX) belongs to the Cyclin M Mg2+ Exporter (CNNM) family, and was characterized as belonging to a set of three proteins, at least one of which must be present for CorA to function.), translating into MSDDHSQNNEGPAPKKGFFSLILGQLFHGEPKNRGDLVELIRDSEQNDLIDPDTRDMLEGVMDIAEQRVRDIMIPRSQMITLKVNQPLEECLDVIIESAHSRFPVISEDKDHIEGILMAKDLLPFMNKGAETFSIDKVLRPAVVVPESKRVDRMLKEFRSQRYHMAIVIDEFGGVSGLVTIEDILELIVGEIEDEYDDVEDRDVRQLSRHTFTVRALTPIEDFNDAFSTSFSDDEVDTIGGLVMQALGHLPSRGEIVTIDGYQFKVAMADSRRIIQVHVTIPNEAPQPYLED; encoded by the coding sequence ATGAGCGACGATCACTCTCAAAATAATGAAGGCCCTGCCCCCAAAAAGGGCTTCTTTTCTCTTATTCTCGGCCAGCTGTTTCACGGTGAGCCCAAAAACCGTGGCGATCTGGTTGAGCTAATCCGCGATTCAGAGCAAAACGATCTGATTGACCCGGACACCCGCGACATGCTTGAAGGCGTGATGGATATTGCCGAGCAGCGCGTGCGCGATATTATGATCCCGCGTTCTCAGATGATCACACTAAAAGTGAACCAGCCGCTGGAGGAGTGCCTTGACGTCATTATCGAGTCCGCACACTCCCGTTTCCCGGTCATCAGTGAAGACAAGGATCATATCGAAGGTATCCTGATGGCAAAGGATCTGCTGCCGTTTATGAACAAAGGCGCAGAGACGTTCAGCATTGATAAAGTGCTACGCCCTGCCGTCGTTGTTCCTGAGAGCAAGCGGGTTGACCGCATGCTGAAAGAGTTCCGCTCACAGCGCTACCACATGGCGATCGTTATCGACGAATTCGGCGGCGTATCGGGTCTGGTAACCATTGAAGACATTCTGGAGCTTATCGTCGGCGAAATTGAAGACGAATACGACGACGTGGAGGACAGAGACGTGCGCCAGCTTAGCCGCCATACCTTTACTGTTCGCGCGCTGACGCCTATCGAAGATTTTAACGATGCCTTCTCCACCAGCTTTAGCGATGACGAAGTAGACACCATTGGCGGCCTAGTCATGCAGGCGCTGGGCCACCTCCCTTCCAGAGGTGAAATCGTCACTATTGACGGCTACCAGTTTAAAGTTGCCATGGCCGACAGCAGGCGCATTATTCAGGTCCACGTCACTATTCCCAATGAAGCCCCGCAGCCCTATTTGGAAGACTAA